The nucleotide sequence CTGAAGTCGATCAGATCAACGGAGGGGACGCCGATATCCAGGAACGGCTGGTGATCATCTTCAATAGGAAATTTGTTTTGCGTAAAGTGCTTCGAGTGGCCAAGGCTCTTGGCGGTTGCCCAGACATGATCACTCAGCCAGCCCGTGGAACTGGACTCCTTGACTATGTCGAGGTCGGCGTCGCCGATCAAATCCAGAAGGATAAATGCGCCGATGCGCTTGGCCGTGCCGTCGGCCTTCCAGCGCGCCGCTAGATGGCGGCTGCCAACCAGCGCTTCGTCCTCGTCCCAATCCCAGGGGATGGACTCTTCGCCATCGAAGAATACCAGGCGGACCTCGTGGCTGAAAGATTTTCTGGCCAACAACGGCGCCAGCGCCAGCAGCAGGCCGCTGCTCGATCCGCCGTCATTGGCGCCCACGAATGAGAAGTCCTTCGTGCGTTTGGTGTCGTAGTGCGAGGCGATGACGAATATCCGATCCGTGCGACCGGGGATGCGGCCAATGATGTTGTTCATGGGCAGTGGACCGATTGATGAATCGGCGGTGAAGGAATTGCTCTCGACCGCCACGCCAGCGGACTTCAAGCTGGAGATGATGTACTGCTGCATCTGCTGGTGGGCGTCGGAGCCAGAGGGTCGCGGCCCGAAGCCGACCAGCTTTTCCGTGTGCGCCATGGCCGACTTGCCGAGGGTGTCATTCTGCGCCACCGACAACGCGCCCCAACCGACTAACACGGCAATCCCCGCAGCGGCAACCATCCAGGCGATTTGCCTGAAGAAATGATTGTTCCTGGACCTGGGGGGCTGTGATTTACGGGTCATGCTCTAACTCATTTCCTCGCGTTGTTTGCGCAGCCGGACGACGATGTAGGACATTCCGATGCCCAGGAAGTATAGCCCTGTCAGCGGCGCCGCGAAGAGCATCATTGTCGGCACATCTGGGGTGGGTG is from Acidobacteriota bacterium and encodes:
- a CDS encoding M28 family peptidase codes for the protein MTRKSQPPRSRNNHFFRQIAWMVAAAGIAVLVGWGALSVAQNDTLGKSAMAHTEKLVGFGPRPSGSDAHQQMQQYIISSLKSAGVAVESNSFTADSSIGPLPMNNIIGRIPGRTDRIFVIASHYDTKRTKDFSFVGANDGGSSSGLLLALAPLLARKSFSHEVRLVFFDGEESIPWDWDEDEALVGSRHLAARWKADGTAKRIGAFILLDLIGDADLDIVKESSSTGWLSDHVWATAKSLGHSKHFTQNKFPIEDDHQPFLDIGVPSVDLIDFSYGPNNAYWHTEKDALDKLSPRSLQVVGEVVLDTLTTLDVKK